AATTCCGATTCCAAAATAGACGGAAGGCTTTCGCCTGTTGTCACACCATGCCCATATGTTAAGGAATCACCTATACAGAGCACCCTGAATCTTCCGGACACTTTACTTCGAACCGGTGCGGAAATTCTATTATTTCGAAAGAACAATTATAAGCCTGTGTACGTTTCGGTATTCTCCGCCAATATGACTATCCTGTCCCCCGAGAAATTTTAATGCGGGTAGATATACTCCACCACAAAACGTTTCTCGTCCTCTTCGGGTGGAATCAGATTACTTAATTCGGGAAGCGATTCCAATACTTCTATCAACCATTCGGGTGACCCTTTTTTATCTCTTTGCTTTTTGAGGAGTTTACTTACTTCATCCGCATTGAAGTAGCTCTTACCGTTCATCTTCATGCCTCTTTCTCCACTAAGAAATTTCCCATGAACAGGTAATCTATGTCGGTATTCAAAAAACAGTTATACGCATCCTCCGGATTACAAACTATGGGCTCCCCGCGGATATTGAATGAAGTGTTTATAACAATCGGAACACCCGAAAGCATTTCAAACTCCTCTATCAGTTTATAATATCGCGGGTTTTCGTCCCTGTTCACGGTTTGTATGCGGGCTGAATAGTCTGTGTGTGTCACCGACGGAATCTTCTCCCCCATTCCTGGTTTTACCTGAGGAACGAAAAGCATATACGGACTCTCAAAATCTATGTCAAAATATTCGTGCGACTTCTCTTCGAGCACGGCGGGAGCAAAGGGCCTGAAATCTTCCCTGAATTTTACCCTCGCGTTCAGTATATCCTTCATATCGGGGTTACATGCATTGGCGAGGATACTTCTGTTGCCCAATGCCCTCGGACCGAATTCCATTCTCCCCTGAAACCACCCGATTATCTGATTCTTATAAATAAACTCGGCGGCAGTTTTACATATCTCGTCGTCTGTGAGTTCTGTATAGGCTGCGCTTTTTTCGTCTAAAATACCTTTGATATCATCATTCGAGAAGGATGGACCCAAGAGTGTTGAATGGTGATCGGTTCCGTTACTCCTTCCGGATTTCGAATAGTACGCATAAAGCGCTGCACCCATAGACCCGCCTCCATCTCCGGCAGCCGGCTGTATGAAGATTTTCTCGAAAGGAGTATTCCTGATAAATTGCCAGTTTGCAACGCTGTTAAGAGCAACCCCGCCGGCAAGACATACGTTACTTATACCTCCGCTTTCCTCATAAAAGATATTGCCCATATTTATCAACGCCTCTTCAAGAACCGATTGCAACGACGATGCGACGTCCATGTGATACGGTCTGATTTCATCGTCTGTCATTCTCGGCGGACCGAAAAGGTCTATAAACTTATCGGAATACATGCGGTCGTCATCGTACATGAAACTGAAATAATCGAGGTTGAGTTTAAAGCTGCCGTCCGGAAGCAGTTCTATAAGCTCGAATATTTTATCCCTCAGTTTCGGCTCTCCGTACGAAGCCAGCCCCATGACTTTATATTCGTCGTTATTCACTCTAAACCCGAGAAAGGCAGTGAACGTACTGTACAGAAGTCCGAGCGAATGCGGGTATCTGATCTCGCTGTGCTTTATGATATTGTCGCCGGTTCCGATGTACTGTGCTGTCGTTGCCCACTCCCCCACGCCGTCGATTGTCATAATAGCCGCTTCTTCAAAACCCGATACGTAGTACGAAGATGCTGCGTGAGCCAGATGGTGTTCGGTGAAAAGGGTATCTCCTTCATAACCGAGATTCTCCCTCAGAACGTCTTTTATGAAGAGCCTCTCGTGCAGCATATGTGACAGTTGCCCTCGCATCTTACTCTCGGATTCTCCAGCCCACCTTGCGGCACAGCTGAACATCCTTTCAAGCTTTAAAAGAGGCTTTTCATAAAAACTCAGATAATCAATCTCTTCAACGCTGATGCCTCCTTCCGCAAGACAATAACCGATTGCCGATTCCGGGAATCTGTTGTCATGCTTCCGCCGGGTGAAGCGCTCTTCCTCTGCCGCGGCTATTATTTTTCCATCCGAAATGA
The Candidatus Neomarinimicrobiota bacterium DNA segment above includes these coding regions:
- a CDS encoding carbamoyltransferase encodes the protein MNVLGISCYYHDAAATLISDGKIIAAAEEERFTRRKHDNRFPESAIGYCLAEGGISVEEIDYLSFYEKPLLKLERMFSCAARWAGESESKMRGQLSHMLHERLFIKDVLRENLGYEGDTLFTEHHLAHAASSYYVSGFEEAAIMTIDGVGEWATTAQYIGTGDNIIKHSEIRYPHSLGLLYSTFTAFLGFRVNNDEYKVMGLASYGEPKLRDKIFELIELLPDGSFKLNLDYFSFMYDDDRMYSDKFIDLFGPPRMTDDEIRPYHMDVASSLQSVLEEALINMGNIFYEESGGISNVCLAGGVALNSVANWQFIRNTPFEKIFIQPAAGDGGGSMGAALYAYYSKSGRSNGTDHHSTLLGPSFSNDDIKGILDEKSAAYTELTDDEICKTAAEFIYKNQIIGWFQGRMEFGPRALGNRSILANACNPDMKDILNARVKFREDFRPFAPAVLEEKSHEYFDIDFESPYMLFVPQVKPGMGEKIPSVTHTDYSARIQTVNRDENPRYYKLIEEFEMLSGVPIVINTSFNIRGEPIVCNPEDAYNCFLNTDIDYLFMGNFLVEKEA